From the genome of Neomonachus schauinslandi chromosome 5, ASM220157v2, whole genome shotgun sequence, one region includes:
- the KCTD7 gene encoding BTB/POZ domain-containing protein KCTD7 isoform X2: protein MVVVTGREPDSRRPDGAMSSSDAEDDFLEPATPTATQAGHALPLLPQEFPEVVPLNIGGAHFTTRLSTLRRYEDTMLAAMFSGRHYIPTDAEGRYFIDRDGTHFGDVLNFLRSGDLPPRERVRAVYKEAQYYAIGPLLEQLENMQPLKGEKVRQAFLGLMPYYKDHLERIVEIARLRAVQRKARFAKLKVCVFKEEMPITPYECPLLNSLRFERSESDGQLFEHHCEVDVSFGPWEAVADVYDLLHCLVTDLSAQGLIVDHQCIGVCDKHLINHYYCKRPIYEFKITW, encoded by the exons ATGGTGGTAGTCACGGGGCGGGAGCCAGACAGCCGTCGTCCAGACGGTGCCATGTCCAGCTCCGACGCTGAAGACGACTTTCTGGAGCCGGCCACCCCGACGGCCACGCAGGCGGGGCACGCgctgcccctgctgccccaggag TTTCCTGAGGTTGTCCCCCTCAACATTGGAGGGGCTCACTTCACCACACGCCTGTCTACCCTGCGGCGCTATGAAGACACCATGCTGGCGGCCATGTTCAGCGGGCGGCATTACATCCCCACAGACGCCGAGGGCCGGTACTTCATTGACCGGGATGGCACCCACTTTGG AGATGTGCTGAATTTCCTGCGCTCAGGGGACCTGCCACCCCGGGAGCGTGTACGGGCTGTGTATAAAGAGGCCCAGTACTATGCTATCGGGCCCCTCCTGGAGCAGCTAGAGAACATGCAGCCtctgaagggggagaaagtgCGCCAGGCATTTCTGGGACTCATGCCCTATTACAAAG ACCATTTGGAGCGGATTGTGGAGATTGCCCGGCTGCGTGCGGTACAGCGGAAGGCCCGCTTTGCCAAGCTCAAGGTCTGTGTCTTCAAGGAGGAGATGCCCATCACCCCCTACGAGTGTCCTCTTCTCAACTCCCTGCGCTTCGAGCGGAGCGAGAGCGATGGGCAGCTCTTTGAGCACCATTGCGAAGTGGATGTGTCTTTTGGGCCCTGGGAGGCTGTGGCTGATGTTTATGACCTACTGCACTGCCTGGTCACGGACCTCTCAGCCCAGGGCCTCATCGTGGACCACCAGTGCATCGGGGTGTGTGACAAGCACCTCATCAACCACTACTACTGCAAACGCCCCATCTATGAATTCAAGATCACATGGTG
- the KCTD7 gene encoding BTB/POZ domain-containing protein KCTD7 isoform X1 produces MVVVTGREPDSRRPDGAMSSSDAEDDFLEPATPTATQAGHALPLLPQEFPEVVPLNIGGAHFTTRLSTLRRYEDTMLAAMFSGRHYIPTDAEGRYFIDRDGTHFGDVLNFLRSGDLPPRERVRAVYKEAQYYAIGPLLEQLENMQPLKGEKVRQAFLGLMPYYKDHLERIVEIARLRAVQRKARFAKLKVCVFKEEMPITPYECPLLNSLRFERSESDGQLFEHHCEVDVSFGPWEAVADVYDLLHCLVTDLSAQGLIVDHQCIGVCDKHLINHYYCKRPIYEFKITWW; encoded by the exons ATGGTGGTAGTCACGGGGCGGGAGCCAGACAGCCGTCGTCCAGACGGTGCCATGTCCAGCTCCGACGCTGAAGACGACTTTCTGGAGCCGGCCACCCCGACGGCCACGCAGGCGGGGCACGCgctgcccctgctgccccaggag TTTCCTGAGGTTGTCCCCCTCAACATTGGAGGGGCTCACTTCACCACACGCCTGTCTACCCTGCGGCGCTATGAAGACACCATGCTGGCGGCCATGTTCAGCGGGCGGCATTACATCCCCACAGACGCCGAGGGCCGGTACTTCATTGACCGGGATGGCACCCACTTTGG AGATGTGCTGAATTTCCTGCGCTCAGGGGACCTGCCACCCCGGGAGCGTGTACGGGCTGTGTATAAAGAGGCCCAGTACTATGCTATCGGGCCCCTCCTGGAGCAGCTAGAGAACATGCAGCCtctgaagggggagaaagtgCGCCAGGCATTTCTGGGACTCATGCCCTATTACAAAG ACCATTTGGAGCGGATTGTGGAGATTGCCCGGCTGCGTGCGGTACAGCGGAAGGCCCGCTTTGCCAAGCTCAAGGTCTGTGTCTTCAAGGAGGAGATGCCCATCACCCCCTACGAGTGTCCTCTTCTCAACTCCCTGCGCTTCGAGCGGAGCGAGAGCGATGGGCAGCTCTTTGAGCACCATTGCGAAGTGGATGTGTCTTTTGGGCCCTGGGAGGCTGTGGCTGATGTTTATGACCTACTGCACTGCCTGGTCACGGACCTCTCAGCCCAGGGCCTCATCGTGGACCACCAGTGCATCGGGGTGTGTGACAAGCACCTCATCAACCACTACTACTGCAAACGCCCCATCTATGAATTCAAGATCACATGGTGGTGA